Proteins encoded by one window of Shewanella avicenniae:
- a CDS encoding DUF4136 domain-containing protein: protein MKYLMLAAVALIMAGCAAVRPGWDYDPSTNFSQYKTYAWVEPQVSQGEYEKDGLLAQRVRAAVDEQLLAKGFVKVEAKDAQLMVNYFTKVNKEARVDTLNANFGYGPFGYRGWWGGPSISQVREYDVGDLLLDLVDAKSHQLIWRSTAKNIVRDYKTPQERIDKVNDAAKAMLENFPPKAN, encoded by the coding sequence ATGAAATATCTTATGTTAGCCGCAGTAGCGTTAATCATGGCAGGCTGCGCCGCAGTGCGTCCGGGGTGGGATTACGACCCAAGCACTAACTTTTCTCAATATAAAACCTATGCTTGGGTTGAACCCCAAGTGAGTCAGGGTGAATATGAAAAAGATGGCTTGTTAGCACAACGCGTGCGAGCAGCGGTCGACGAGCAATTGTTGGCAAAGGGATTTGTTAAAGTAGAGGCCAAAGATGCGCAATTGATGGTGAACTACTTTACTAAGGTCAATAAGGAAGCGCGGGTTGATACCCTGAACGCTAACTTCGGTTATGGTCCTTTTGGTTATCGCGGTTGGTGGGGCGGCCCATCGATTTCTCAAGTGAGGGAATATGACGTTGGTGACTTATTGCTGGACTTAGTCGACGCTAAATCCCATCAATTGATTTGGCGTAGTACCGCGAAGAATATCGTGCGTGACTACAAAACTCCGCAAGAGCGAATCGACAAAGTAAATGATGCCGCTAAAGCGATGTTAGAAAACTTCCCGCCTAAAGCTAATTAA
- the yciH gene encoding stress response translation initiation inhibitor YciH, with protein MRVDPNVLLVYSTDRGRIEQEQAPIEVPQGDGIVRIHRDSKGRKGKGVSVISGLGLDADELKALAQKLKKQCGCGGTVKDFTIEVQTDNREQLKTLLEKQGFKVKLAGG; from the coding sequence ATGCGAGTAGATCCCAACGTGTTGCTGGTATATAGCACTGACAGAGGCCGTATCGAGCAAGAACAAGCGCCGATAGAAGTACCTCAAGGCGATGGCATTGTGCGAATTCACCGCGATAGTAAAGGCCGAAAAGGCAAAGGCGTATCCGTAATTAGCGGATTAGGCTTAGATGCGGACGAACTTAAAGCGCTGGCGCAAAAACTCAAAAAGCAATGTGGTTGTGGTGGTACAGTAAAAGACTTTACTATCGAAGTTCAAACTGACAACCGCGAGCAACTTAAAACCTTGTTGGAAAAACAGGGTTTTAAAGTCAAACTCGCCGGTGGTTGA
- a CDS encoding YqgE/AlgH family protein, whose amino-acid sequence MDSLQNHFLIAMPSLNDSFFERSLIYICEHDEKGAMGIMVNRPIGVDVEELLAQLDLQDERHLAPSLENQVLVGGPVNPERGFVLHSSQTHWVNSNPITDELMLTTSRDILTSIGTDKAPEHFLVVLGYAGWSRNQLEKELAENSWLTIPATPELLFSTPFEQRWEKATQSLGFDLWQMSSDIGHA is encoded by the coding sequence ATGGATAGTTTGCAGAATCACTTCTTAATTGCGATGCCATCATTAAACGACTCATTCTTCGAGCGTTCACTGATTTACATCTGTGAGCATGATGAAAAAGGCGCGATGGGCATTATGGTCAATCGCCCTATTGGTGTCGATGTAGAAGAGTTGCTGGCACAATTAGATCTGCAAGATGAACGGCACCTAGCTCCATCGCTGGAAAATCAAGTATTGGTCGGCGGCCCAGTTAATCCTGAACGCGGTTTTGTACTGCATAGTAGCCAAACCCATTGGGTTAATAGTAATCCGATTACCGATGAGCTAATGCTGACCACCTCACGCGATATCTTAACCTCTATCGGCACCGACAAAGCCCCAGAACATTTCTTGGTAGTGCTAGGTTATGCCGGTTGGAGCCGTAATCAGCTCGAAAAAGAACTGGCGGAAAACTCCTGGTTAACCATTCCAGCTACTCCAGAACTGCTGTTTAGTACCCCTTTTGAACAACGTTGGGAAAAAGCGACCCAATCCCTCGGTTTTGATTTGTGGCAGATGTCATCAGATATTGGTCACGCTTAA
- the ruvX gene encoding Holliday junction resolvase RuvX encodes MSRTVLGFDFGTKSIGVAIGQEITGSAQPLKALKATDGVPEWSQIESLLKEWQPDLVVVGLPLNMDGTEQEMTQRARKFANRIHGRFGVAIATQDERLTTTDARARLFESGGYRALSKGQVDSVSAVLIVESYFENFYQ; translated from the coding sequence ATGTCACGCACAGTGTTAGGTTTTGATTTCGGTACCAAAAGTATCGGTGTTGCCATTGGCCAAGAGATCACCGGCAGCGCCCAGCCACTAAAAGCGCTCAAAGCCACTGATGGCGTACCCGAATGGTCACAAATAGAATCGCTCTTAAAAGAATGGCAACCGGATCTGGTCGTCGTTGGCTTACCCCTGAATATGGATGGCACCGAGCAAGAGATGACACAACGCGCCCGTAAATTTGCCAATCGTATTCACGGTCGATTCGGAGTTGCGATTGCCACCCAAGATGAACGGCTGACCACCACGGATGCACGCGCGCGGCTATTTGAATCCGGCGGTTATCGTGCCTTATCTAAAGGCCAAGTCGACTCGGTATCCGCAGTATTAATTGTTGAAAGTTACTTTGAAAACTTTTACCAATAA